A genome region from Bacteroidota bacterium includes the following:
- the tnpA gene encoding IS200/IS605 family transposase, which yields MAYVKVWIHAVWGTKNRYPFLTKEIRAEVINHVRENARTKNIFISRINGYHDHMHCLFSLNADVPISKVMQLIKGESAAWINKNKITREKFEWADDYFAISVSESVVETVKNYIDGQEEHHRKKTFAEEYDQFMKAYQFPVQG from the coding sequence ATGGCATACGTAAAAGTCTGGATCCACGCAGTGTGGGGAACAAAAAACCGCTATCCTTTTTTGACAAAAGAAATCAGGGCAGAAGTCATCAACCATGTCCGTGAGAATGCCAGAACAAAAAATATTTTCATTAGCAGAATAAATGGTTATCACGACCACATGCATTGTTTGTTTTCTTTGAATGCAGATGTGCCCATCTCAAAAGTGATGCAACTGATCAAGGGAGAATCTGCTGCCTGGATCAACAAGAATAAGATTACGAGAGAAAAATTCGAATGGGCTGATGACTATTTTGCAATTTCAGTTAGCGAATCAGTTGTGGAAACTGTGAAGAACTACATTGATGGACAGGAAGAACATCATCGAAAAAAAACTTTTGCAGAAGAATACGATCAGTTTATGAAAGCATACCAGTTCCCGGTTCAGGGCTAA
- a CDS encoding HD domain-containing protein, with the protein MTPVKRKIFNDPVYGFITVPSELVFKLIDHPYFQRLRRIRQLGLTNLVYPGANHSRFHHAMGAMHLMQEAIDVIRSKGHEITNEEAEGATIAILLHDIGHGPFSHALESSIVHNITHEDLSAIFMDRLNVEFSGQLSLAIKIFHNKYKKKFLHQLVSSQLDLDRLDYLSRDSFFTGVSEGIVSSDRIVKIFNVVNDELVVEDKGIYSIENFLVARRLMYWQVYLHKTVLSAEHLLVNILKRAKKLAENNEELFCTPPLKLFLYHKFSKSAFLSKPEILDEFAKLDDYDILTSVKVWAGHNDKILSFLCKNLVNRELFAVELQNKAFAGGYVDQLRKKAAQKFGLKKEEIPYYVFTGAVQNNAYSSDNIRINVLFKNGTIMDIAEAADLFNISVLSQPVKKYFLLYPKSLR; encoded by the coding sequence ATGACGCCCGTCAAACGAAAAATATTCAACGATCCCGTTTACGGATTCATCACTGTTCCGTCGGAGTTGGTTTTTAAATTGATCGATCATCCTTACTTCCAGCGTTTGCGCCGCATCCGCCAATTGGGTTTGACGAATCTTGTTTATCCCGGAGCGAATCATTCACGTTTTCATCACGCGATGGGCGCCATGCATCTTATGCAGGAAGCGATCGATGTGATCCGTTCAAAAGGACATGAAATTACCAATGAAGAAGCAGAAGGAGCAACCATCGCGATCCTTTTGCACGACATTGGCCACGGGCCTTTTTCTCACGCACTTGAAAGTTCTATAGTTCACAACATCACGCATGAAGATCTCTCTGCAATTTTCATGGATCGGCTTAATGTTGAATTCAGCGGACAACTCAGTCTGGCCATAAAAATCTTCCACAACAAATACAAAAAGAAATTTCTTCACCAGTTGGTTTCTTCTCAACTCGATCTCGATCGCCTCGATTATTTAAGCCGCGATAGTTTTTTCACCGGCGTTTCGGAAGGCATCGTGAGCAGTGACCGCATCGTGAAAATTTTCAATGTGGTGAATGATGAACTCGTGGTGGAAGACAAAGGAATTTATTCCATCGAGAATTTTCTCGTAGCGCGACGGCTGATGTACTGGCAGGTTTATCTTCACAAAACGGTGCTCAGTGCCGAACATTTATTGGTGAATATTCTCAAACGCGCAAAAAAACTGGCGGAAAATAATGAAGAACTTTTTTGCACACCACCGTTAAAACTTTTTCTTTATCACAAATTTTCGAAAAGCGCTTTTCTCAGTAAACCGGAAATTCTCGATGAATTCGCGAAGCTCGACGATTACGACATTCTCACGAGTGTGAAAGTGTGGGCCGGCCACAACGACAAAATTCTTTCTTTCCTCTGCAAAAATCTGGTGAACCGGGAATTATTCGCAGTGGAATTACAGAACAAAGCTTTTGCCGGAGGATACGTGGATCAGCTTCGTAAAAAAGCAGCGCAGAAATTCGGTTTGAAAAAAGAAGAGATCCCCTATTACGTTTTTACCGGCGCCGTTCAGAATAATGCTTACTCGAGCGATAACATCCGCATCAACGTGCTTTTCAAGAACGGAACAATAATGGATATTGCCGAAGCAGCCGACCTGTTCAACATCTCTGTTCTCTCGCAACCCGTGAAAAAATATTTCCTTCTTTATCCGAAATCGCTTCGGTGA
- a CDS encoding TCR/Tet family MFS transporter: MTEKTNKRALLFIFITLFVDVMGIGIIIPVLPKLIMGMAHCTLEHATVIGGRMGFIYAFMQFFFSPVLGALSDRFGRRTVLLISLFGFGIDYLILGFAKTIVVLFIGRLIAGITGASFTVAGAYIADISPPEKRAQNFGIIGAAFGLGFIAGPALGGALAHFGPRIPFFAAAGLSLLNWLYGFFILPESLKPENRRKFQWKRANPLGSLLQLSKHPVVVRMAVVFFLVNLAGQSLPNVWSYYTIKRYHWTEAGVGLSLTYVGMLIAIVQGGLTRIIIPKIGEKRSIYFGLIMNIIGMTGIALSGNPLWLFVATVPLTLGGLAGPSMQSVLSKAIPANEQGELQGFMNSVMSITAIIGPLLMPWLFSTFSNGYHGIILLGAPYFCSAILSSAALIYALIILKNYIGKAKSI; encoded by the coding sequence ATGACTGAAAAAACAAACAAGAGAGCGCTCCTTTTTATTTTCATCACACTTTTTGTTGACGTAATGGGAATCGGAATTATCATTCCCGTTTTGCCGAAACTGATCATGGGAATGGCGCATTGCACGCTGGAGCACGCCACCGTCATAGGCGGGCGCATGGGGTTCATTTATGCTTTCATGCAGTTTTTCTTTTCTCCCGTGCTGGGTGCGCTGAGCGATCGTTTCGGAAGAAGAACAGTTTTGCTCATTTCGCTTTTCGGATTCGGAATAGATTATCTCATTCTCGGTTTTGCGAAAACGATCGTCGTACTTTTTATCGGCCGGCTCATTGCAGGAATTACCGGCGCGAGTTTCACCGTTGCCGGAGCGTACATCGCCGATATAAGTCCGCCGGAAAAACGCGCACAGAATTTCGGGATCATTGGCGCCGCTTTCGGATTGGGTTTCATTGCAGGCCCCGCACTCGGTGGAGCGCTCGCACACTTTGGTCCGCGCATTCCGTTTTTTGCTGCAGCAGGATTATCATTGCTGAATTGGCTCTACGGATTTTTTATTCTTCCCGAATCGCTCAAGCCGGAAAATCGCAGAAAGTTCCAATGGAAACGTGCAAACCCGCTCGGATCTTTATTGCAATTGAGTAAACATCCGGTTGTGGTAAGAATGGCTGTTGTATTTTTTCTTGTGAATCTTGCCGGGCAATCGCTGCCGAATGTCTGGTCGTATTACACGATTAAAAGATATCACTGGACAGAAGCGGGAGTGGGCTTGTCTCTCACCTATGTTGGAATGCTCATCGCAATTGTACAAGGCGGATTGACAAGAATAATTATTCCGAAGATCGGCGAAAAACGTTCTATCTATTTTGGATTGATCATGAATATCATTGGTATGACAGGCATTGCACTTTCAGGAAATCCGTTGTGGCTTTTTGTTGCAACTGTTCCGTTGACACTTGGCGGACTTGCAGGGCCGAGCATGCAATCTGTTTTGTCGAAAGCAATTCCTGCGAATGAACAAGGCGAATTGCAGGGATTCATGAATAGCGTGATGAGCATTACAGCGATCATTGGCCCGCTCCTGATGCCATGGCTCTTCAGTACTTTTTCGAATGGATATCACGGAATAATTCTTCTCGGCGCTCCCTATTTTTGTTCTGCAATTCTGAGCAGTGCGGCGCTCATTTATGCACTCATCATTCTTAAAAATTACATCGGGAAAGCGAAAAGTATTTAA
- the lpxD gene encoding UDP-3-O-(3-hydroxymyristoyl)glucosamine N-acyltransferase, whose translation MKFAAKEIAALVGGKVEGNPEASVTTLAKIEEGVPGSITFLSNPQYADYIYSTGASIAIVNENFKAEKEIPSTLTLVRVPDSRQAFAKLLDAYNQFRLHKTGIDEKASVSSSAKIGNNVYIGAFAFVGDHAVIGDNTKIHPHVFVGDHARVGKNSILYSGVKVYHDCSIGSDCILQAGTIIGGDGFGFQPNSTNNYQKVPHIGNVIVEDHVEIGANTTIDRATLGSTIIRKGVKLDNLIQVAHNVEIGENTVIAAQTGVAGSTKIGRDCMIGGQVGIIGHLKIGDRVKIAAQSGIGNDLKDEEIVQGSPAFPIGDYKRSYVVFRNLPELSSKIKLIEKNNSAEK comes from the coding sequence ATGAAATTTGCCGCTAAGGAAATAGCTGCCCTCGTTGGAGGAAAAGTGGAAGGAAATCCCGAAGCGAGCGTTACCACGCTTGCGAAAATTGAAGAAGGAGTTCCGGGTTCCATCACCTTTCTTTCCAATCCGCAGTACGCCGATTATATTTATTCGACCGGTGCGAGCATCGCTATTGTCAATGAAAATTTTAAAGCGGAAAAAGAAATTCCATCTACACTCACACTTGTCCGCGTTCCCGACAGTCGACAGGCTTTTGCAAAATTGCTGGATGCTTACAATCAATTCCGCCTTCACAAAACAGGCATTGATGAAAAAGCTTCTGTTTCTTCTTCAGCGAAGATCGGGAACAATGTTTACATCGGGGCGTTTGCTTTTGTTGGAGATCATGCAGTGATCGGCGACAATACAAAAATTCATCCGCACGTTTTCGTTGGCGATCATGCACGTGTAGGAAAAAATTCTATTCTTTATTCGGGTGTGAAAGTTTATCACGATTGTTCCATTGGCAGCGATTGCATTCTGCAGGCAGGAACCATCATCGGTGGAGATGGATTCGGTTTTCAACCCAACAGCACAAACAATTATCAGAAAGTTCCGCACATCGGGAATGTGATTGTAGAAGATCATGTGGAGATCGGCGCAAATACAACTATCGATCGCGCAACACTCGGTTCAACTATTATCCGCAAAGGAGTGAAGCTTGATAATCTCATTCAGGTTGCGCACAATGTGGAGATCGGGGAGAATACGGTGATCGCCGCGCAAACAGGAGTTGCCGGAAGTACAAAGATCGGGCGAGATTGCATGATAGGCGGACAAGTAGGGATCATCGGTCATCTGAAGATCGGCGATCGTGTGAAAATAGCAGCGCAATCAGGAATAGGAAATGATCTGAAGGATGAAGAGATCGTGCAGGGCTCACCGGCATTTCCCATTGGAGATTATAAACGTTCGTATGTGGTTTTCCGAAATCTTCCGGAGTTGAGCAGTAAAATAAAATTGATCGAGAAAAATAATTCCGCTGAAAAATAA
- a CDS encoding bifunctional UDP-3-O-[3-hydroxymyristoyl] N-acetylglucosamine deacetylase/3-hydroxyacyl-ACP dehydratase, which produces MSTKQRTIKKSVSVTGVGLHTGKKATLTFHPAPENHGFKFRRVDMDGQPVIDADCDNVVDTSRGTTLEQHGARVYTCEHALAAVAGCDLDNILIDLDAPEVPILDGSSWPYVMALEEAGFIEQNAAREYFELKENLTYEDPLKKVEMLAVPQDEFRVTVMVDYDSEVLGTQHAGMYRMADFKETISRCRTFVFLHELEALLAHNLIKGGDLDNAIVLVDKPISDEHIAHLRKVFNKPDVEVKGRGVLNNTKLHYYNEPARHKLLDIVGDLALVGVKMKIHILAARPGHAGNVEFAKKIKALVKAERTKKPDEFRFDPNAPALFDSREIMKILPHRHPFLLVDKIIELTPDHVVGVKNVTMTEFWTKGHFPDEPIMPGVLIVEAMAQTGGVLCLKTVPDPENYQTYFLKMDAVKFKQKVVPGDTCVFRLDFLSPIRRGLCHMRGVTYVNNKVVAEAEMLAQIVKVRNIESKKPQPVSV; this is translated from the coding sequence ATGAGCACAAAACAACGCACCATAAAAAAATCCGTCTCGGTTACCGGGGTCGGACTTCACACGGGCAAGAAAGCAACACTGACTTTTCATCCTGCTCCCGAAAATCACGGATTCAAATTCCGCAGAGTGGATATGGATGGACAACCGGTGATTGACGCCGATTGCGATAACGTTGTCGATACTTCGCGCGGAACTACGCTCGAGCAACACGGTGCGCGTGTGTACACCTGCGAACACGCGCTTGCTGCAGTTGCGGGATGCGATCTCGATAACATTCTCATTGATCTTGACGCACCTGAGGTTCCTATTCTCGATGGAAGTTCCTGGCCTTACGTGATGGCGCTCGAAGAAGCAGGATTCATTGAACAGAATGCTGCGCGTGAATATTTTGAACTGAAAGAGAATCTCACCTACGAAGACCCGCTGAAAAAAGTGGAGATGCTCGCTGTGCCGCAGGATGAATTCCGGGTGACCGTTATGGTGGATTATGATTCGGAAGTTCTCGGAACACAACATGCGGGAATGTACCGCATGGCCGATTTCAAAGAAACAATTTCACGCTGCCGCACTTTTGTTTTTCTTCACGAACTCGAAGCGCTGCTCGCACATAATCTCATTAAAGGCGGCGATCTCGATAATGCGATCGTGCTCGTTGATAAACCGATCTCCGATGAACACATTGCACATCTCCGCAAAGTGTTCAACAAACCTGATGTGGAAGTGAAAGGACGCGGTGTGCTCAACAATACAAAACTGCATTATTACAATGAACCCGCACGGCACAAACTGCTCGACATTGTGGGCGATCTTGCACTGGTGGGAGTGAAAATGAAAATTCACATTCTGGCAGCGCGGCCGGGCCACGCAGGAAATGTGGAGTTCGCAAAAAAAATAAAAGCGCTGGTGAAAGCAGAGCGTACGAAGAAACCGGATGAATTCAGATTCGATCCTAATGCTCCAGCCCTTTTTGATTCGCGCGAGATCATGAAAATTCTTCCACATCGCCACCCTTTCCTGCTCGTCGATAAAATAATTGAACTTACTCCCGATCATGTGGTGGGAGTGAAAAATGTGACGATGACGGAATTCTGGACGAAAGGACATTTTCCTGATGAACCGATCATGCCGGGAGTTCTTATCGTGGAAGCGATGGCGCAAACCGGCGGCGTGTTGTGTTTGAAAACGGTTCCCGATCCGGAAAATTATCAAACCTATTTTCTGAAAATGGATGCGGTGAAATTCAAACAGAAAGTGGTGCCCGGCGATACTTGCGTTTTCCGCCTGGATTTTCTTTCACCCATCCGTCGCGGGCTTTGCCACATGCGCGGCGTAACTTATGTGAATAATAAAGTGGTTGCAGAAGCAGAAATGCTCGCGCAAATTGTGAAAGTGAGAAACATCGAATCGAAAAAACCACAACCGGTCAGCGTATGA
- the lpxA gene encoding acyl-ACP--UDP-N-acetylglucosamine O-acyltransferase encodes MISNLAHIDPKANIGNNVTIEPFAFVEGNVVIGDGSWIGPHAMVMNGSRLGKNVKIFPCAVVGGIPQDLKYANEPTTAEIGDNTVVREYVTVNRGTTDKMKTVIGNNCLLMAYVHIAHDCFVGNNVILANYVGLSGHCVIDDWAILEGMVGVPQFVHIGAHAFIAGKSGVRKNVPPFVKAAREPLSFVGVNTVGMRRRGYSNEAIQVVEDIYRVLYVKGLNVSNAVSIIEKECADTKERQLILDFISNSKEGIIRGIS; translated from the coding sequence ATGATATCGAATCTCGCACATATAGATCCGAAAGCAAACATTGGAAATAATGTGACCATCGAACCTTTTGCATTCGTGGAAGGAAATGTTGTCATCGGCGATGGATCGTGGATCGGTCCGCATGCGATGGTGATGAACGGATCGCGGCTCGGAAAAAATGTAAAAATTTTTCCGTGCGCAGTTGTCGGTGGAATTCCTCAGGATCTTAAATATGCAAATGAACCGACCACTGCGGAGATTGGCGATAATACAGTGGTGCGCGAATATGTGACAGTGAACAGGGGAACGACCGATAAAATGAAAACCGTGATCGGAAATAATTGTTTGCTCATGGCCTACGTGCATATTGCGCACGATTGTTTCGTGGGAAATAATGTGATCCTTGCAAACTACGTTGGACTTTCGGGCCATTGCGTCATTGACGATTGGGCGATCCTCGAAGGAATGGTAGGTGTTCCGCAATTTGTGCACATTGGCGCGCACGCATTCATTGCAGGAAAAAGCGGCGTGCGGAAAAATGTTCCTCCGTTCGTAAAAGCTGCACGCGAACCACTTTCATTCGTGGGTGTGAATACGGTGGGAATGCGCAGAAGAGGATATTCCAACGAAGCGATACAAGTGGTGGAAGATATTTACAGAGTACTTTATGTGAAGGGGCTGAATGTTTCGAACGCAGTTTCCATTATAGAAAAAGAATGCGCTGATACAAAAGAACGCCAGCTCATCCTTGATTTCATTTCCAATTCGAAAGAAGGAATTATCCGCGGAATCTCTTAA